A DNA window from Linepithema humile isolate Giens D197 chromosome 6, Lhum_UNIL_v1.0, whole genome shotgun sequence contains the following coding sequences:
- the Smurf gene encoding E3 ubiquitin-protein ligase SMURF2 codes for MSNPCGSRRNGAMKIRLTILCARNLARKDLFRLPDPFAKISVDGSGQCHSTDTCKATLDPKWNQHYDLYIGKNDGITISVWNYRKFHKKQGGGFLGCVRILSNTIQRLKDTGYQRLDLCKAHSEDTDVVKGQIVVSLMSRDGHNGAVSNTVGHNAVVDVLGDLSCPNDLPDGWEERRTESGRLYYVNHHTKSTQWIRPNVRPNNAIIPTTPEPPPLSSSEPTSPSSSASSPNVRNEESPARHTSSEWNSDGTPCQTPSRDNSTQNTPRNTPTQQQQNRNQQHNQHNMRNATTPASSVRERRVVRGTDEQNGNQNVNGRIERGLSSGSQTRRPNRSNRNRNSVMPSSDRRNDPPQPPDLPRGYEMRKTQQGQVYFYHVPTGSSTWHDPRIPRDLQANELASELGPLPSGWEMRQTQSGRVYFVDHNNRTTQFTDPRLSSQIISNLLNRRQNNNMNDQTANNSINSVTSETAEANTTSSSMVQPNTPQQPTRNENGSNNNSPTVESTPSQNTQTVSELPKELMDNELLPKYKRDLVAKLKCLRAELNALQPQSGHCRLEVSRNEIFEESYRMIMKMRPKDMRKRLMVKFRGEEGLDYGGVAREWLYLLSHEMLNPQYGLFQYSRDDNYTLQINPDSGINPEHLSYFHFAGRIIGIAVFHGHHVDGGFTTPFYKMLLNKAITLSDIEGVDPELHRSLTWMLENSIDGVLEATFSVEHSSFGVLKNHELKPGGKDITVTEENKKEYVRLYVNYRFMRGIEQQFLALQKGFHELIPPLLLRPFDERELELVIGGLGTIDINDWKMHTRLKHCTPDTPVVQWFWQIVESYGEEMRARLLQFVTGSSRVPLQGFKALQGSTGAAGPRLFTIHAIDAPSENLPKAHTCFNRIDIPQNYPTYQKMLDKLTQAVEETCGFAVE; via the exons ATGTCGAACCCGTGCGGTAGCAGGAGGAACGGGGCCATGAAGATTCGTCTGACGA TTTTATGCGCCCGTAATCTTGCTAGGAAGGATTTATTTC GTTTACCCGATCCCTTTGCTAAGATAAGTGTCGATGGTTCTGGACAGTGTCACAGTACAGATACTTGTAAAGCTACTCTTGATCCTAAATGGAATCAGCACTATGATTT aTACATCGGAAAGAACGATGGGATCACTATATCTGTGTGGAATTACAGAAAATTCCATAAGAAACAGGGTGGAGGATTTCTGGGATGTGTACGCATATTATCGAATACCATTCAAAGACTTAAGGATACAGGAT ATCAACGTTTGGATCTGTGCAAGGCTCATTCTGAAGACACAGACGTTGTTAAAGGACAAATTGTAGTGTCTTTAATGTCACGGGATGGTCATAATGGTGCCGTGAGCAATACTGTCGGTCACAATGCTGTGGTCGATGTGCTTGGAGATCTGAGCTGTCCGAACGACTTACCGGACGGCTGGGAAGAGAGAAGGACGGAAAGTGGTCGGCTTTACTACGTGAATCATCACACGAAAAGCACGCAATGGATCCGTCCGAATGTCCG gcCTAATAATGCTATTATACCGACAACACCGGAACCACCTCCATTGTCGTCATCAGAGCCGACGTCTCCCAGCAGTAGCGCAAGCTCACCGAATGTACGAAACGAAGAGAGTCCTGCAAGGCACACGTCGTCCGAATGGAACAGCGATGGGACGCCCTGTCAGACGCCCAGTCGGGACAACTCGACGCAAAATACTCCGAGAAACACGCCGACGCAGCAACAGCAGAATCGCAATCAACAGCATAATCAGCACAACATGAGAAATGCTACGACGCCGGCGTCGTCTGTGAGAGAACGACGTGTCGTCAGAGGGACCGACGAGCAGAACGGCAATCAAAATGTGAACGGGAGGATAGAACGTGGCCTTAGTAGCGGCAGCCAAACGCGAAGGCCTAATCGCAGTaacagaaatagaaatagtgtTATGCCAAGTAGTGACAGACGAAACGATCCCCCGCAACCGCCAGACTTGCCTCGCGGCTACG aaATGAGGAAGACCCAACAAGGCCAGGTATATTTCTACCACGTACCAACTGGATCTTCCACCTGGCATGACCCGAGGATACCGCGTGACTTACAAGCTAACGAATTGGCGAGTGAACTTGGTCCTCTTCCTAGCGGATGGGAAATGAGACAGACGCAAAGCGGACGGGTGTACTTCGTGGATCACAATAACAGGACAACACAATTTACCGATCCCAGACTGTCCAGTCAAATCATAAGCAATCTGCTAAA TAGGAGGCAAAATAACAATATGAATGACCAAACCGCGAATAATTCGATCAATTCTGTGACGAGTGAAACTGCTGAGGCGAATACGACGAGTTCATCGATGGTTCAACCTAACACGCCGCAGCAGCCGACGAGAAATGAAAATGGAAGCAATAACAATTCTCCAACAG TGGAAAGCACGCCGTCTCAAAATACTCAAACAGTGTCAGAATTACCAAAGGAGCTTATGGACAATGAACTCCTTCCAAAATACAAGCGTGATTTAGTGGCGAAGTTAAAATGTCTTCGAGCAGAATTGAATGCTCTTCAACCTCAAAGCGGGCATTGTAGATTGGAGGTGTCgagaaatgaaatattcgaA gagTCGTACagaatgataatgaaaatgcGTCCGAAAGATATGCGCAAAAGACTTATGGTGAAATTCCGTGGCGAGGAAGGGCTTGATTACGGCGGTGTGGCACGCGAGTGGTTATATTTATTGTCTCACGAGATGTTAAACCCGCAATACGGACTCTTTCAGTATTCGAGAGATGACAATTATACGCTTCAAATTAATCCGGATTCAGGTATAAATCCAGAACATTTATCGTATTTTCATTTTGCTGGGAGGATCATAGGCATCGCCGTTTTTCACGGTCATCACGTCGATGGTGGTTTTACAACTCCGTTCTACAAAATGTTGCTTAACAAAGCTATAACGTTAAGCGATATAGAAGGAGTCGATCCTGAATTGCACAGGAGTCTTACATGGATGTT GGAAAATAGTATAGACGGCGTGTTGGAAGCTACGTTTTCCGTGGAACACAGCAGTTTTGGAGTGCTGAAAAATCACGAATTAAAGCCGGGCGGTAAAGACATCACGGTCACGGAAGAAAATAAGAAGGAATACGTTCGTTTATACGTGAATTATCGATTCATGCGCGGTATCGAGCAACAGTTCTTAGCGTTACAGAAAGGATTTCACGAACTGATTCCTCCTCTGCTACTAAGACCATTTGACGAGCGTGAATTAGAGTTGGTTATCGGAGGGCTAGGTACTATCGACATAAACGATTGGAAGATGCATACTCGACTAAAGCATTGCACGCCTGATACACCAGTTGTGCAATGGTTCTGGCAGATAGTAGAGTCGTATGGCGAAGAAATGAGGGCGAGATTGCTTCAGTTCGTCACCGGTAGCTCCAGAGTCCCGCTACAAGGATTCAAGGCTTTGCAAg GATCGACGGGAGCAGCAGGTCCTCGACTTTTCACAATTCACGCTATTGACGCTCCGAGCGAAAATCTACCAAAAGCGCATACCTGTTTCAATAGAATAGACATACCGCAAAATTATCCGACTTATCAAAAGATGCTTGACAAGCTTACGCAGGCTGTTGAGGAAACTTGCGGCTTTGCTGTCGAATAG
- the LOC105674752 gene encoding protein snakeskin, translating into MATITRLSIVKFLELLLVCILIGLHYNSYNGGDPHTAMIITGTICGYLIILVGLFIGSVMGTPVNRRVDLFFSLIGCALFIAVGALNIDYFQKQYKTSSFRDTGLAKGSLCIIEGIIFLVDAFLTFRGEN; encoded by the exons ATGGCTACCATTACAAGGCTCTCAATCGTAAAATTCCTTGAGCTT CTCTTGGTATGCATTCTTATCGGATTGCATTACAACTCCTACAATGGGGGAGATCCACATACTGCGATGATAATCACGGGTACAATCTGCGGATACCTTATTATTCTCGTTGGCTTATTCATTGGCAGTGTCATGGGAACACCGGTAAACCGCCGTGTG GACCTCTTCTTCTCCCTCATCGGATGTGCTCTGTTCATCGCTGTGGGTGCACTTAACATCGATTATTTCCAAAAGCAATACAAGACGTCATCATTCCGCGATACCGGCTTGGCCAAGGGTTCTCTTTGTATCATTGAGGGTATCATCTTTCTCGTGGATGCGTTTCTTACATTTCGGGGGGAGAACTGA
- the LOC137000514 gene encoding uncharacterized protein: MVSQTENRESNEDEAALELHKLQQAAKLAAIYYSEEGKFERRTDLSHIVHASLHCVQFIMISCIELFHHVHYYMNQLAHEEDWTIPLLPEERNPIFFMYPICMLVSIVLAVLWFVKKILPGRPMIPLAACTIAAILMLVAGITEMKQADIYIDVTLFTDEEILDHPIFIHNFVMCILSLFVMTMYLIQTWVLVDEWQWVRRQQGTSTSADTQSSDSSVSSDVTDTSITGQKIDESEAQVGELAPIPTLQDLSTPVMIADNVDLEDEPIIYCCFVDWYNYIKMKMKSKPKHEFQVVHIM, translated from the exons atggTGAGTCAAACTGAAAATAGAGAATCGAACGAGGATGAAGCTGCATTGGAGCTTCACAAACTCCAACAAGCTGCCAAGCTTGCGGCTATCTATTACAGCGAGGAAGGAAAGTTTGAGAGAAGGACAGATCTCTCTCATATCGTGCACGCCAGTCTACACTGTGTTCAATTT ATAATGATATCGTGCATTGAACTTTTTCATCACGTGCATTACTATATGAATCAACTCGCGCACGAAGAAGACTGGACGATTCCGTTATTGCCGGAGGAAAGAAATCCCATTTTCTTTATGTATCCTATTTGCATGCTGGTGAGCATTGTTCTTGCCGTCCTTTGGTTTGTTAAAAAGATACTACCCGGCAGACCTATGATA cCTCTCGCAGCATGCACGATAGCAGCTATTCTGATGCTTGTGGCAGGAATAACGGAGATGAAACAAgctgatatatatattgacgTTACTTTATTTACTGACGAAGAAATACTTGATCATCCCATTTTCATTCATAATTTTGTGATGTGCATATTATCACTCTTCGTTATGACTATGTATTTGATTCAAACGTGGGTTCTCGTCGATGAATGGCAATGG GTTCGAAGGCAACAAGGCACAAGTACATCGGCAGACACGCAAAGTTCCGACTCTAGCGTAAGTTCTGACGTAACTGATACTTCTATAACTGGACAAAAAATAGATGAGTCCGAAGCGCAGGTTGGAGAGTTGGCACCGATTCCCACTTTGCAAGATTTATCTACCCCCGTTATGATCGCCGATAATGTT gATTTGGAGGACGAaccaattatttattgctgtTTCGTTGATtggtataattatattaaaatgaagaTGAAAAGTAAACCAAAACACGAGTTTCAAGTTGTTcacattatgtaa